AGCGACGTGACGCTGCCGGCGAGATAACGGTGCGCCTCTTCCGCCGCAAGGCGCCCGCTGATGAACGCCGCCCAGATGCCCTCGCCCGACAGCGGGTCGACGAGGCACGCTGCATCGCCGGCGAGCATCGCGGGGCCGTGGACGACGGGCGCGTCGTCGCGACGGAGCGGCAACTGGTAGCCGCGATGCCCGAAGAGTTGCGACTCGTCGAAGCCGTAATACGCGCAGAGCTGCGACAGGCGGCCGCGCAGCGTCGGTCCTACGGACTTCCAGCCGCCGACGCCGACGTTCAGATGATCGCCCTTGGGGAAGACCCAGCCGTAGCCGCCGGGGATGCCGCCGAGGTCGAGCGCGATGAGGCGCGCCCAACGGTCCATCAGCGCGCCGTCGGCGGGCAGGTTCGCCTCGTAGGCCACGGCGACCTCCGAACGCGGCTCCAAGCCGAGCACGCTCGACGTCACGCCGTTCACCCCGTCCGCGCCGACGAGCACGCGCGACTCGTACACGTCGCCGTTCGAACGCACGCGCGCGACAGCGCCATCGATCTCGAGCGAAGCAGCGCCGACGCCGTCGCGAAACTCTGCGCCGCCGCGCACCGCGTGCTCGACCAGATACTGGTCGAGGTCGCGGCGCTGCGTCATGCGCGCCAGCAGCCGCGTGCTCGTGCGGTCGAAGCAGCGGCCGAGCTTGACGCTGATGCGCACGCCATAGATCTCGCGCTCCGTGACGGGCGCGAGGTCGAGATCATTGGCGTCGTCGGCGCGGAACGTGAGGCCGCCGCCGCACGGCTTGTCACGCGGGAACTTCGCCTTGTCGAGCAGGAGCACCTTCGCGCCGCCGCGGGCGAGATGTCGCGCGGCGGTGCTGCCGGCGGGGCCGGCGCCGAGGACGATGGCGTCGTAGCTGGAGGTCATCGTTGGAATTTTACTCTCGGCGGCACTCGACCGCGCTGGTCGCCGAGCGCAAGGCGATGCGCGTCGCGCATGAACTCTCCGGTGTCGCCTATCACGGCGAGATTCTTCGCTGCGCTCAGAATGACGGTGTGCTTCAGTTCAGCGCGATAATGGCCGCCGCGAGCAGGATCCCTTCGGCGCCGATCGCCGCCAGCAGCAACACGTAGCCCACCATGCGCTCCCACGAGTGCGCGATGAAGCCCGCAGCGAGATTGATCGCCAGGAGGCCGATGCCCGTCATCGGCAGCTTGAGCAGTTCGGACTTGGAGCCGACGCGCGTCACGCCTTCAAGTTGCGGGAACGAGAGCTCGATGCTCTGCGACAGCCCCGCGTACTGGTGATACACGTACGCGAACATCGCGAAAAAGACGGCGGCGGCGGCGAGCGCCAGCGTTTGCGCGATGCGGTCGTCCCAGAACGGCTGCGCGGCAAGGTAGAGCCGGTCGGGCGTCTGCGGCACGGCGACGAGCGACCCGAGCCGCTGTTGCGCCTGTACCGCCTCCGCGAAGGAGACTTCGTCGTCGACGCTGACGGCGTATGACTGGCCCGCCGTCACCACGTAGAGCAGGTCGTCCGGGGAGCGGTGCGTCGAGTAGAAGAGCGTGTCGCCGATGCCGCCATCGACGTGCGCGCGTCCGACGTGATGGCCCATCCAGCTCACGCCCGCGACCTGGGGATTCGGCAGTTCGCGGCCGGGCACGAGCCGCTCGATCTGCGACATCGGCACGAGCTGGCGGATGTCGCCCCAGACGATCGTCAACGCGTTCCTGTCGAGCACGTAGCGCAGCGTGCCCAGGCTGTACGTCCAGTACGCGAACAACAGCCCGAGCAGGAAGAAGATCGACGCGACGATGTAGAGCGAGATGACGCCGAGCGATACGTCCTGCGCCAACCCTCGCGCGACGAGCGCGACGGTCAGTGCGAAGCACCACGCGGCGATGCCGCCGCCTACCAGCGTCCCGATAGCGCGCGGGGGCTTGAATTCCATGCGCGGCTAGCTCTTCGCCGCCGCGGTCTCCGCGACGGGCGACACGGCCTGCACCCAGTGCGCGTACTTCGGATTGCGACCGCGCAGGCAGTCGAAGAACATCGCTTGCAGCCTGGACGTGATCGGACCGATGCCGCCGGTGCCGATTTTGCGCCGGTCGACTTCGATCACCGGCGAAAGATGGGCGGCGGTGCCGGTGAGGAACACCTCATCGGCGACGTACATCTCGCTGCGGTCGATCGTGCGTTCGATGACTTCGAGGCCAAGTTCCGCGCGTGCCAGCTCGAACACGGACGCGAGCGTGATGCCTTCGAGCACGTTATCGCTGCGCTCCGGCGTGATCAGCCTGCCGTGCCGGACGATGACGATATTCTCGCCGGAGCCCTCCGAGACGTGCCCGTCGTCGTTCAGCATGATCGCCTCGTCGAAGCCGTTCTGCATCGCTTCGGTCTTCGCGAGCGCGGAGTTCACGTAGAGGCCGGTGACCTTTGCGCGCGCCGGGATCGACGTGTCGGGCACACGCCGCCACGTCGATGTCTGGCAGCGGATGCCCGCATCGAGGTCCAGGTAATTGCCGAAGGGGATGACGAACAGCAGGTAGTCGTCCGCAACGTCGTGCATGCGCGGGCCGATGACCTCGCCGCTCTTATAGGCGATGGGCCGCAGGTAGACGTCTTCGCGGTAGCCGCACATCGCGACGACCTGCTCGCAGATGTCCACCAGTTCATCGACCGATTGTTCCATGCCGATGTGCATGATCTGGGCCGACATGCGGAGGCGTTCGAAGTGCTCGCGGGCGCGGAACAGCAGCGTCGCGCCCTGCTCCTCGCTCCAGTTGCCGCGGATGCCCTCGAAGACGCCGGTGCCGTAGAGGAACGCGTGCGTCATGACCGGTACCCGCGCTTCCTCCAGGGGCACGATGCGCTTCTGGAAGTAGGCGTATTGGGTAGGCATCCTTCGCGTCCTTTCTATTCGGGGATGGGGCGATTATAGGGTTCAGCACGGTCGCGGGACAAGAATCTGCTGACTGCTTGCTCAGCGGACGGCAAGCCGGTGTACGAGCGCATGGGCTTCCGCACGGTGTGCGAGTACCGCACGTTTCATCGGCCGGGGGGGCGAGAGCGAGCGTGCGGCGACGGGAGCCTGCGGATCTCACCGTGACATCGCCAATCAAAGGACTCAACCGTCAGACCCGCCGTTCAGTGAGGC
The sequence above is a segment of the Dehalococcoidia bacterium genome. Coding sequences within it:
- a CDS encoding geranylgeranyl reductase family protein; this translates as MTSSYDAIVLGAGPAGSTAARHLARGGAKVLLLDKAKFPRDKPCGGGLTFRADDANDLDLAPVTEREIYGVRISVKLGRCFDRTSTRLLARMTQRRDLDQYLVEHAVRGGAEFRDGVGAASLEIDGAVARVRSNGDVYESRVLVGADGVNGVTSSVLGLEPRSEVAVAYEANLPADGALMDRWARLIALDLGGIPGGYGWVFPKGDHLNVGVGGWKSVGPTLRGRLSQLCAYYGFDESQLFGHRGYQLPLRRDDAPVVHGPAMLAGDAACLVDPLSGEGIWAAFISGRLAAEEAHRYLAGSVTSLDGYGRTLRALVDDEILASRRLQAVFQRLPSVSIMMLKYNNGFWRYLTEIIRGEMTYPDLPRKLGPLRHLLYRWGDLEIARHMRDVERAQA
- a CDS encoding PH domain-containing protein, translating into MEFKPPRAIGTLVGGGIAAWCFALTVALVARGLAQDVSLGVISLYIVASIFFLLGLLFAYWTYSLGTLRYVLDRNALTIVWGDIRQLVPMSQIERLVPGRELPNPQVAGVSWMGHHVGRAHVDGGIGDTLFYSTHRSPDDLLYVVTAGQSYAVSVDDEVSFAEAVQAQQRLGSLVAVPQTPDRLYLAAQPFWDDRIAQTLALAAAAVFFAMFAYVYHQYAGLSQSIELSFPQLEGVTRVGSKSELLKLPMTGIGLLAINLAAGFIAHSWERMVGYVLLLAAIGAEGILLAAAIIALN
- a CDS encoding branched-chain amino acid transaminase; the encoded protein is MPTQYAYFQKRIVPLEEARVPVMTHAFLYGTGVFEGIRGNWSEEQGATLLFRAREHFERLRMSAQIMHIGMEQSVDELVDICEQVVAMCGYREDVYLRPIAYKSGEVIGPRMHDVADDYLLFVIPFGNYLDLDAGIRCQTSTWRRVPDTSIPARAKVTGLYVNSALAKTEAMQNGFDEAIMLNDDGHVSEGSGENIVIVRHGRLITPERSDNVLEGITLASVFELARAELGLEVIERTIDRSEMYVADEVFLTGTAAHLSPVIEVDRRKIGTGGIGPITSRLQAMFFDCLRGRNPKYAHWVQAVSPVAETAAAKS